The following coding sequences lie in one Cucurbita pepo subsp. pepo cultivar mu-cu-16 chromosome LG13, ASM280686v2, whole genome shotgun sequence genomic window:
- the LOC111809273 gene encoding cysteine protease ATG4-like, producing MDPSLAIGFYCRDKDDFDDFCYRASKLADESDGAPLFTVAETHSTNSGRQGNALDNCSRLAEGDTDGMVHMPNEEEEAHEDDWQFL from the exons ATGGATCCTTCTCTAGCAATTGGATTTTATTGTCGAGACAAAG ATGATTTCGATGATTTCTGTTATCGGGCATCAAAGTTGGCAGACGAGTCGGATGGAGCGCCATTGTTCACGGTTGCTGAAACACATTCCACGAATTCAGGGAGACAGGGCAATGCATTGGATAACTGTAGTAGGTTAGCGGAGGGCGATACTGATGGCATGGTGCACATGCCGAACGAAGAGGAGGAGGCACATGAGGATGACTGGCAATTCCTTTGA